A DNA window from Calliphora vicina chromosome 1, idCalVici1.1, whole genome shotgun sequence contains the following coding sequences:
- the QIL1 gene encoding MICOS complex subunit MIC13 homolog QIL1, translated as MVVGFLIRSGFLVGAVYYTKKAGVWGSPNDTEILYNDIKNELRPHVQRLEKQMPFDFPALPQTGEICFVSKHYYNEGVKKSFNFIEMLPCYTGQMLKKAKNKFEEFAESPKTTN; from the exons ATGGTTGTAGG attTTTAATACGTTCTGGTTTCTTGGTTGGTGCAGTTTATTATACTAAAAAAGCAGGTGTATGGGGAAGTCCTAATGATACCGAAATACTTTACAATGATATTAAAAATGAATTACGGCCTCATGTGCAAAGGCTAGAAAAGcaaatgccatttgattttcCTGCGTTACCACAGACTGGAGAAATTTGTTTCGTATCGAAGCACTATTACAACGAGGGtgttaaaaaatcatttaattttattgagatGCTCCCTTGTTACACTGGTCAAATGTTAAAAaaggccaaaaataaatttgaagagtTTGCAGAGTCTCCCAAGACAACGAATTAG